In one Trichlorobacter lovleyi SZ genomic region, the following are encoded:
- a CDS encoding DUF1450 domain-containing protein → MKIRFCQHNQGSGLFTQKLLAQYPDLDIKLKKCAKKCKICKQQPFAVVDKQLVMAADGDALYGQLLVLIDQKNS, encoded by the coding sequence GTGAAAATCCGTTTCTGTCAACATAATCAAGGTTCCGGGCTGTTTACACAAAAGCTGCTTGCACAGTACCCTGACCTGGACATAAAACTTAAGAAATGTGCCAAAAAGTGTAAAATTTGCAAACAGCAGCCCTTTGCCGTTGTTGACAAGCAACTGGTCATGGCTGCTGATGGCGATGCTCTGTACGGCCAGCTACTGGTGTTGATAGATCAGAAAAACAGCTAG